The Blastocatellia bacterium nucleotide sequence AATCATTCCAGCAATCCGGCTCCGCTTCGCTCTCTGACAGCGGCATTCACTGCATCACATCCGCCTATTGCGCTCGTTGCGATGCGGTTGAATGCTGACGCGCTCGACGACATCGTCATGTTGCATGCTAATCAGACGGCGCCAACGATCCTGCTCACATCGCCTCATGCAACATTCACCGTCAACTCAACGGCTGACGCCGGCGATAATGACCTAACCAATGGTGTGTGCGCTGATGCATCTGGCAACTGCACATTGCGCGCCGCTCTGCAAGAGGCTCTCTTGACGGCGGCAGCCGATACCATCGTTTTCAACATTCCCGGCGCCGGACCTCACGTGATCACGCCACGGTCTCCGCTGCCGATCATCACCAATCCGGTGACCATTGATGGCACGACTCAACCGGGCTTCAGTGGCACGCCGCTGATTGTGTTGAACGGCACAGCCTCCGGAACGTTTGGGGATGGATTGGTCTTCGCCGGCGGTAATAGTACGGTTCGCGGATTGGCTATCGGTGGATTCCCCGGAAACGGCGTTCACCTTCGCACGGGCGGCAACAACATCGTTGAAGGAAATTTCATCGGCATGCGCATCGGTAGCAGCGGTCCGCCGGGTAACAGAGGCAACGGCGTGTTCGTCAACGATTCGCGTAGCAATCGCATCGGCGGCACAACCGACGCGGCTCGCAACGTCATCTCGCAAAATGGAGGCAGCGGCGTGTTCATCTTGGATACGATGGCTACCGGCAACCTCGTGCAAGGTAATCTGATTGGGACTGATGCGTCAGGCGCAGCCGCTGCCGGCAATGGCGATAGCGGCGTGTTGATCGTCAACGCAGCGACAAATACGGTCGGCGGGGTGACAGCCGGCGCTGCCAATATCATCGCGGCCAATGGCGGCAATGGCGTTGAAATTGCCGGTTCTGGCACTACAGCCGCTGGCAATGTCGTGCAAGGCAATTTCATCGGCACCAACAGCAACAATGCAACCAACTTGGGCAATGTAGGCAACGGCGTTGCCAGCGAAGCCACGCGCACCACGATTGGCGGCACAACAGCGTCGGCCCGCAATGTGATCTCCGGCAACCGAAGCAATGGTGTTTTGCTCGCCGGCGGCGCTACGGCCAATGCCATTCAAGGCAATTTCATCGGCACGAATGCCGCAGGGACTGCCGCTTTGCCGAATGTCTTCGACGGGGTCAGCCTGATCGAAGCGCAAACTAACACGATTGGCGGCGCCACGGCCGGCATGGGCAACGTGATTTCGGGCAATGGTCGTCATGGCCTCTCCTTCAGTGGCGGTAACGTCACCGGCAATCAAGCTCAAGGAAACTTCATCGGCGTCGCAGTCAACGGCACAACACCGCTCGGCAACGGCGTCAATGGAGTGTTTCTGAACGCAGCACAAAACACGATCGGCGGCGCCACGGCCGGCATGGGCAATGTCATTTCGGGTAACAACGCCGAAGGCATTGTCATTTTCCGCCGGGATCGCAATCAAGTGCTTGGCAACTACATTGGCACGGATGCCACCGGCACGATGGCCGTCAGCAACAACGGTGATGGGATCAGCATTGAAATCAGCCCTAACAACACGATCGGCGGCACAACCGAGGCAGCCCGCAATGTGATTTCCGGCAATCGTGGACGCGGCATTCGCATCACCGGCAGCACGGCGTCGGGCAATCGCGTTCAAGGCAATTTCATCGGCACGAACGCCACGGGGATGAGCGCGCTGGCCAATCAATTTGACGGCATCTTCATCAACAGCGCGCCCACCAACACCATCGGGGGCACAGCAGCGGGAGCCGGCAATCTGATCTCCGGCAATAACGACTATGGCATCCTGATCGTTGGCGCGGAATCGGCTGGCAATACAATCCAGGGCAATCTGATCGGATTGAACGTGGCAGGCCGCGCGGCGCTGCCAAATGGATCAGGCGGCCTGTTGCTCTCCTCGGCGCCGAACAACACCATCGGCGGCACAGCGACCAATGCCCGCAATGTGATCTCTGGAAACCAATCGGCAGGCATTCACATCGTCGGGAGCGTAGCCGCCGGCAACGACATTGTCGGTAACCTGATTGGCACGGATGCCACCGGTAACGCGCCGATCCCGAACGCGACCAACGGTATCTTGATAGAGGGCGCGCCGACGACGACAATCGGCGGCAGTGCTGCTGGCGCGCGCAACGTCATCTCGGGCAATCGCGCCAACGGCATCCACGTAGTCGGCCCAACGGCTCGGACCACATCTGTGCAAGGCAATTACGTGGGCGTTGACAGCACGGGCCTTGCTGCGTTGCCCAATGACCAGAATGGCGTGTTCATCGAGAATGCGCCGGGCACAACCGTGGGCGGCACAGCCACCACGGCGCGCAATCTGATCTCAGGCAATCGCAACGCCGGCATTCGCATTACGGGCAGCGAGGCGCGAGGCACAACGATCGCCAATAACGTGATCGGCGCTAATGTCAACGGCACCGTCGCGCTGCCCAACGGCACGGATGGGATCGTGGTGGAAGGCGCTCCAGCAACGACTATCGGCGGCACGGCGGCCACCGCGCGAAATATCATCTCAGGAAACCGTGACGCCGGGATTCGTCTGGTCGGTAGTGAAACGAGCGCTGCTGCCGTGCAAGCCAATCATATTGGCACGGACATCTCTGGCACACTGCCGTTACCAAACGGCGGCGATGGTGTGCTGATCAACAACGCGCCGAGCAACACGGTCGGTGGCACGGCGGCTGGCGTGCGAAACATCATTTCGGCCAACGCGGGCGCTGGCGTGCGCATCACGGGACCGGCCGCCAGAGGCAATACGGTGGCCAACAACCTTATCGGCCTGGACACGACCGGCACAGCCGCACTGCCCAACGGCACCGACGGCGTCCTGATTGATAATGCTCCTGGCAATACCATCGGCGGTACGGCGGCCACCGCGCGCAATATCATTTCCGGCAACACCGGTGTTGGCGTGCGCATCACGGGCGGCGGCTCGACGGGCAATCTGGTGCGCGCTAATTTCATCGGGACTCGACTCGATGGCATGGGTCGGCTCGGCAATGGCTCGCATGGCGTGCTAATTGATGATGCGGCCAATGGCAATGCGATTGGCGGAACTACAGCCGCCTTGGGTAATACCATTGCTTATAACAATGGCGCCGGCGTCCGCATTCCTAATTCCCCGACTGCGCCGCCGCTGGGCACGCCGCACCCGATCGGTAATTCCATTCAAGGCAATTCCATCTTCGGCAATGTGGGCCTAGGCATTGACCTTGGCCCTGAAGGGCCAACACCTAACGACGGCGGTATTGCTCAAGATGGCGATGATGGCGCTAATCGCCTGCAAAATTATCCCAATTTCGACCGCGGAGTGCTGAGCGGCACCTCGCTGACGGTCGCTTACTTGATCCCCTCATCAGCGGCAAACACGACCTATCCGGTTCGCGTTGAATTCTTCAAAGCTGATGATAGTGGTCAAGGGATGCTGTTTCTCGGCTCGGATAATTTTGGGGAAACCGACATCGGGCGTGTAGGCGGTAAATCGGTCAACATCAACGTGGGCACCAGAGTGCTGAACGGCGACAAGATCGTGGCAACAGCCACCGATGCCGCCGGCAACACGTCGGAGTTTTCACCACCTGTGACGGTTATCGCCCAAACTCCATAAACCTGACTTCCAGAAAGCCATCGAGTCACAGAAGCACAGCGCGCGCAGCATCAGCTTCTGTGGCTCGTTGGCTGTGCAGGTTCACAATTTCAACGCCTTCAACCGCTGCCAATAACCGTTCCGCTTAGACCACGGCGTTCGTTGGCTGTGCAGGTTCACGCCTCAACCGCTCTCGCAACATGAGTGCCTCGTTTCTCTGCGTCGTCAGGGCCTCTGCGGTTATTGTCCGAGAGATCGCTCATAAGCCCACGCACGCTACGAACGGTGAGAAAGAGAGTCTTTCATGTCGCTAGCGTGTTTCGTGGGCTTATAGCGGTTTGCCAACGAGTTTACCCTGGGAGCGCATGCTTCCACCGTGCATTAGCCTGCAAAGTGAGCACGCCGGCATCGCGCAAAAAATGCTGAACCGGGAGCGCATGCTTCCACCGCATTAGCCCGCAAGGTGCGGAGTCCCTAAGCTAAAGGCAATTAAAATCGCTCTGGGTTCTGAGACAAGGCGCGCAGAAATCGGAGACGGCTGCTTCAGATGTTCCGCTGCTGCTCTCCATGTTGCTTCATCAAGCATGCCTTTCCCGCGCTATTGGTATTTCTTCTGGTAAAGAATCATGGCGGCTCGTCACTGGTGTGCGCACGATTCACCGTCCACCCACACCGCGCCGTCATGGAAGTATTCACGCTTCCAAATGGGGACGATCTTCTTCAACCGATCAATCGCATACTGACAGGCTTCAAAGGCCTGCTTTCGATGGGCCGAAGTAACCACAATAGCAACGCTGGTTTCTCCGATTTGCAGACGACCGAGCCGATGGATGATCCCCACTCGATCAATCGGCCATCGCTCATGAATTTCTTGTCCAATCTGATGCAACATTTTCATGGCCATCGGCTCGTAGCCTTCATACTCAAGATAGAGAACAGCCTTCCCCATCGAGTGGTCGCGCACGACGCCCTCAAACGTCACCACGGCTCCATCCTGATGGCGCAGCAATCGCCTGACCAATCCCGGCGTGTCAATCGGCTCACGTGTCAGGGCAAACAGATCATCTGATTGACCGCCGCTGACCGGAGGAAAGACAGCCACCGTATCGCCATCAACCACAGATGCGTCCAACGGCGCATACTGCTCATTGACCGCCACCAATAAACGATCAGCAAGCTTGGTCAACGATGGATAACGCTCATACAGAAGCGCCAACACAGCCTGCACAGAACTCGGCTCAGGCAGACGAAGGCGAAGACTCTCCACGCCCGTTAATTGCTTGCACTGACCGAAAAATCGCACATCAATCTCGCTCATAAGCGTCACCCGTTTCGACGCCATCCGCCTTTTCGATGGCCGTTGCTTTTCATTGCGTTGTGCTCGCTGGCCCGCTCTTCCAGCTCAGGAATGATGTTCATCAACTGGTTTTCCAGATACTGAAACCGTTGCTCAGTGGAGCGCATTTGAAGGACTTCAAACTGATCTTCAACCTCGGTCAGCACTGCTGACGCGATCGTAAATGAGAGCTGCTCAAGCGGCTCAGGCAACGCCTGTCGAGCCATCGGCGCATCCCGCAAGGTGCGGACAGCCCGCAAGAATCGCCCAAACAACTCCGTCACCGATTGCACTAAATCCGTCGGCACGTCTGAGTGCGACGGCTCATCTTCAAAAAACTCGATGTGCGCCACCAGATAAGGATCTTGCCGGAGGTATTCCAGTATCTTGTAACGGCACACGCCGGCTGTCAGAATGTTGGACCGATCATCTTCCAGCGGCACGACCGACATGATATGAGCTGCGCAGCCGATGCTGCCCACCAGCGGCACGACCAACACACCGACGGTCGAATCGGGATGATAGGTCACGCCGAACAACCGGTAGCCGTCTAAGCAATCTCGCAGCATCTGGCGATAGCGTGGCTCAAAAATGTGCAACGGCACCAACATCCCCGGCAGCAACACAATCGGCAGTGGGAAGATAGGCAAATGTTGAATCTGTTTGAGCTTCTCCAGCATGAAATTTATTCGTTGACTTTCAATACGGCGAGAAAGGCTTCCTGCGGGATTTCCACGCGTCCGACCTTTTTCATACGCCGCTTCCCTTCTTTCTGTTTTTCGAGCAACTTTCGTTTCCTGGTGATGTCGCCGCCATAGCATTTGGCCAATACGTTTTTGCCAATCGCGCGGACGGTTTCGCGGGCGATAACGCGATGCCCGATGGACGCCTGAATGGGCACCTCGAATAATTGACGAGGAATCAGCTTGCGCATTTTTTCGACTAATTCGCGGCCGCGGGCGTAGGCTTGATCGCGATGAACGATCAACGAGAGCGCATCCACCGGCTCGCCGGCTACGAGGATATCCAGTCGCACCAGATCAGCCTCACGATAGCCGGCTGGCTGGTAGTCCAATGAGGCATAGCCGCGTGTGAGCGTCTTGAGTCGGTCATAAAAATCGAGCACGACTTCGCCCAGCGGCAACTCGTAGGTGAGCAATACGCGGGTGGGCGATAGATAATCAAATCTCTTCTGACGACCGCGCTTTTCCTCAAGCAGCCGCAACAACGGGCCGACATACTCAGCCGGCGTGGCAATCATCGCTTCGATGATTGGCTCTTCCAGCCGCTCGATTGCTGCTGGATCGGGCAGCTTGGCTGGGTTATCTACTTCGATAGTTCGACCGTTACGCAGCAGCACGCGATAGCGGACGCTCGGCGCCGTGATGATTAACTCAAGGCCGAACTCTCGCTCCAATCGTTCGCGCACAATCTCCATGTGCAACAAGCCAAGGAAGCCACAACGAAAGCCAAATCCTAATGCCGGCGACGATTCAGCTTCGTAATGAAACGAGGCGTCATTCAATCGAAGTTTCTCCAGCGCATCGCGCAGTTCTTCATAATGCGTCGTCTCGGTCGGATAGAGTCCAGCAAAGACCATCGGCTTCATTTCACGAAAGCCCGGGAATGGCTCTGCGGTCGGATTCTTAGCGTCGGTGATCGTATCCCCGATCTGCACATCCGAGATCGTTTTGATATTGGCGATGACAAAGCCGACTTCACCGACCGACAACTGATCAACCGGCTGCGGCTTGGGCGTGCGCACGCCAAGCTGCTCAACCTCGTAATGGCGCTCAGTGGACATCAACCGAATTTTCATGCCCGTGCGCAACACGCCGTCTATCACCCGCACCATGACGATGACGCCCAGGTAGGAATCATACCAGGAGTCAAAGATCAGCGCCTTCAACGGCGCGTCCAGCTCGCCTTGAGGCGGCGGAATGTGCCGCACGATCGCTTCCAACACTTCGTCTGTGCCCAGCCCGGTCTTGGCGCTGGTCAACACGGCGTGCGTGGTGTCTAATCCAACGACCGTACGAATCTCTTCCAGCACGCGCTCGGGCTCGGCTGCCGGCAGATCAATCTTGTTGACAACAGGGATCAGCTCCAGGTCGTTTTCGACAGCCAGGTAGGCATTAGCCAACGTCTGCGCCTCCACGCCTTGCGAAGCATCCACCACCAACAACGCGCCTTCGCAGGCAGCTAAGCTGCGTGAGACTTCATAGGAAAAATCAACATGACCGGGCGTGTCAATCAGGTTCAAGACGTAATCGTGCCCGTCGCGCGCGCGATACTGAAGACGAACGGCATGAGCTTTAATCGTAATGCCACGCTCGCGCTCCAGCTCCATCGAATCGAGCACCTGCTCCATCATCTCCCGTTCAGAGAGCGCGCCGGTGCGTTCCAGCAGCCGATCAGCCAACGTAGATTTGCCATGGTCAATATGGGCAATGATAGAGAAGTTGCGAATGTTCTCTGCTTTCATCACTCAAGCGTCCCCTGCGCATGAATCGCGAGCGAACAAGGCTGCGCCGATGGCGCCGGCCTGCTCGCCGAGCGCGGAAGCGACAATGCCAACGTGTGAAGTGGTGGCCGCCAAGCCCCGCTTGTGCACTTCTTGCCTGACAGGCCCCAGCAGCAGCTCATCGGCAACGAGCATGTCGCCTGCCAACACCACTCTATCCAGGTTCAGCAGATTGACCACATTGGCCACAGCTAATCCAATCCATCGGCCAGTCCGTTCAATCATCATCAGAGCAAAATCATCGCCTTCGAGCGCTTCCTTCGCAATGCGGTAGGGCGTCAGCTCGCCTCGCTCTGGCCGCGCCAGTGACGACAGTGACGATGAGTGATCTCTGAACAAGCGTTCTTTGGTGCGTCGCACCAGGTTTGTTCCCGAAGCAATCGTTTCCAAGCAACCGATATTGCCGCATTCACACTCCAGTCCATCCGGGTTAACCGTCATGTGACCGAATCCACCAGCGTGTCCTGAAGAGCCTGGATACAACCGCCCTTGCAGGATCAGGCCAGCGTCAATGTCAGGCCCCAAGTCAATTAGCAAGACATTGTAAGCGCTCAGCGCAGCCCCGCGATGAAACTCTCCATAAAGAGACATGGCGGCATGCCGCTGGACGATCACCGGCACGTGCGTTTGCGCCGTCAATCGTCCGGCCAGCTCCCCAATGGACGCCGCTGGAGCAGGCGCGGCTGCAACATCAGTCCAACGGACATAAACCGGCACACTCACACCGACGGCCGCCAACTGACCGTGTTGCGCTGACGCCTTCTGTTGCGCCTGCTGAACGCACGCGATCAGTGCCGCCTCAGCCGATTTGTCTGGCCAGGCCATCTGCACCGTCTCCAAAATCGTGGCCTGCGCATCGAGCAGCAGTCCCATTATATCGGTTTGGCCGAGCTTCAACCCCAGATAACAGGCCTGACGTGTCATAGCAAAACCCTATTTCTTCTTCACCCGCTCATTGATTGCGAGCGTTCTTGCCTGCGGCCTCATTTGCCCATCACCGCGCCGCTCTCAAACAAGCGCATCGCCCGCAAGCGCATGACCAAAAAAACGAACATAGGCGGAATCAGCAATACGCTCAACACAAACGCCCAGTCGCTGTGCTGACCTCCGGCATGACCAAGCCACGAGCCAAGCCACGAGCCAAGTCCAACCGATCCCAAATAACCAACAACAAAAAAAATCAACACCTCCTCGCGCGTGTAAGGCTTTGCGTCCAACTGCTCGGCGCCCATGAGCGAGATCGAGGTATCACCATCAGCCGTGTAATACTTCAAGATGAATCGGAGATTCCGCACCAACTCATGCATACCGAGCCCAAACAAGACCAAATACGCGATCCAGCCCGGCCCACGCAGCCAATCAAACAACGGCGGACGAAGCAAAGCGACAAGAAAGGCCGAGGCAAACAAGACCACCGTTGTCGTAACGGCAATCTGGCGCGCGCGCTCCGCTTCCAGGTCGCGCCGCAGTAGCTCGTCCACCATCTGATCGAAATATTGTTGAGCCAGCCGCTCGCGCATGTGCCGCCGCAACGCTTCCTCCCGACTGACAAGCCGGCCTTGATCGTACAACGCTCGAAGATGCCGGTCACTGAGGATGCGATAGGCTTCAGCAATCTTGATGAACTCTTCGTTGGCATTCGGTGATTTATTCACATCAGGATGGTACTGACGAGCCAAGCGGCGAAAGGCCGAACGGACCTCCTCTGGACTGGCTTGACGGGATACACCCAAGATGTCGTACAAGCTCGTGATCATCTTCTGGCTGACCTCAATGCTTAACTATAGCACAACGATTCGACCACTGAAATGAGGAGTTCGTGCGTCGCGGGCAGGTCGCCAGTGCATCTTGTGACAGACCTCGATCTCGCGCAAGGCCACATGATGTACGTTGGGTTACCCCAGCTCATCGAGAGGCCAACCGCTCGGTTAGATAGACCAGCGTCCTGACGCCGATACCAGTGGGGCCAGAGGCCATGTATGGTTTCTTCTCATCGAGCCAGGCTGTACCCGCAATGTCCAGATGCGCCCAGGGTACATCGCCGACAAATTCCTGAATGAACTGCGCGGCTGTGATCACACCCCCCTTGCGGCCTCCGATATTCTTAATGTCGGCGATGTCGCTTTTGATCTGTTCGCGATACGCCTCGTCCAACGGCAATGGCCAATATCGCTCGCCGGCCTCTTTGCCAGCAGCAATCACCTCGGCGACCCACTGCTCATCGTTGCCCAAAATGGCAGCATACACTGATCCAAGCGCGACCGTCACAGCGCCTGTCAGCGTGGCCAGATCAACAAGGCGCGTAGCGCCCAATTGACGCGCATAGGTGATCGCATCGGCTAGGATCAATCGCCCTTCCGCATCGGTATTAATCACTTCGATCGTTTTTCCACTCAACGAGCGAATGACATCGCCGGGCTTTTGCGCGCGACCGCTCGGCATATTCTCTGTGGCCGGGATGACACCCAGCACAGGAACAGGCGGTCTCAATTGACCCAACGCCCGCATCGCTCCCAGCACGGCGGCGCCGCCGGCCATGTCGTATTTCATTTTTTCCATGTTCTCAGCCGGCTTGAGCGAGATGCCACCTGTATCAAACGTGATGCCCTTGCCGACCATCGCTAACAACTCACCGTCTCGACGTTCGCCATCCGGCGTGTATCGAATCACGATCAATTTGGCTGGTTCATCGCTGCCACGCGCCACGCCCAGAATTGCGCCCATCCCCTTATCACGCATCTGTTGCTCGTCGAGCACTTCAATATCCAGGCCGAATCGCTCGGCCATCGCAGTCGCTTGCGCCGCCAACTCTGAAGGCGTGACCTCACTGGACGGTTCGTTCGTCAGGTGACGAGCAAAGTTGGTAGCCTTGGCCAGGATTTTGCCACGCTCAACGCCACGCTCCAACGCCGACAATGAACCAGCCGCCGCTGCGATGATTAGCGAATCAAAAAACCGACTCTCCTTGTTTTGTGTCTGGTAGCTGCCAACATCGAAGATGCCTAACAGAACCCCTTCTGTCGCCGCCTGCGCTGCTTTGTCGAGCTCCCATGCCGAGCGACATACAAATCCCATTGAGCGGGCTTGCTTGGACTGTATCACCCGCGCTGCCGTGCCGGCTGTGTTGCGAATCATTTCGCTCAATGGTTTGTCACCCTTACCAGCGCCGACCAACAACAACCGTCGCGCGGCTATCCGACCGGGCGTGTGAATGTAGGCTGTTTCATAAGCCTTCCCTCTGAATTCTCCCGATGCGATCAGCGAACCGATCAAGCCTCCACTACGCTCATTGAGTGATTCAAGCTCAGGTGATGCATCCAGTGCTTCGCCTTCAAACATGATGGCTACCAGCACCTCGACATCGAGTTCATGCAGCGGCATGATTGCCGTTTCTACGTTCATGTCGGTCCTCTCCTTGTCAGTCTAAGAGTGTTGCCGCTTGAAGATGGCCTGCGTCTCTCGCTCAATCGTTTTGCGCATGGCAGCTTCCCGTTTGTCATACAATTTTTTGCCGCGCGCCAACGCCACTTCGAGCTTGATCCGGCCATGCTTCAAGTAGCATTTCGTTGGCACTAGTGTCAGGCCTTTCTCGGCCACCTTACTGGCCAACCGTCGAATCTCTCGTTTGTGCAACAGCAGTTTGCGGTCGCGCACCGGCTTGGTTTCAGCCAGTCGGCTGTACTTGTAAGGGCTGATGTGCACATCAAGCAACCATGCTTCGCCGCCCTTGATTTGCACATAGCCCTCCTTGAGATTGATGCCGCCGTTGCGAATGGACTTGACTTCGCCGCCGGTCAGCGCGATGCCGCATTCATACCTCTCAAGAATGTGATAATTGTGATAGGCCTGACGATTGGTTGCCAGCACACGATCTTCAGTCATAGCAGTCTGCAACGAAACAGAGCGGACGCCACATCGTCTGTCAATGTTCCCTGGTCAACGGACGCACCATCAGCTCTTCAGCCGCTTGGCGTGGTGGTTTTCCTTGATAGAGCACTTGGTACATGCTGGTTGTGATGGGCATCGGGATGTCCAACCGGCGACTCAATTCATACGTAGCCCGTGTTGTGTTAATGCCTTCGGCCACCATGGTCATCGTCGGTAGAATCTGCTCAAGCGAACGGCCACGCCCCAATTCAACACCGACGCGACGATTCCGCGAGAGCGCGCCCATACAGGTCAACATCAAATCGCCCATGCCGGCCAGCCCCGCCAGCGTTTCCGCTCGTCCGCCCAGCGCCAGCGCCAGCCGCGTCATCTCGGCCAACCCCCGCGTGGCCAGCGCCACCGTGCTGTTATAGCCCCATCCAAGCCCAGCCACCACGCCAGCAGCCAGCGCCATGACGTTCTTGACCGCACCGCCCAGCTCGACGCCAATGACATCCGTGCTTGAATAAACGCGAAACGAAGGCGTGGAAAACGCCTGCTGAATCAACTGCGCATACTCGCTGTGGACCGATGCCGCGACAACGGCTGTCGGATGACGCTGCGCGACCTCGATGGCAAAACTTGGCCCCGACAGTGCCACATAACGCGGCTCAAACTCCTCGCGTAACACATCGCGCATCACCTGCGACATACACATCTGCGTTTGTATTTCGATCCCCTTGGTGGCGCTGACCAAAATCATGCGTGGCTTGAGCCAGGGTCGCATCTCCGTGAACACGTGACGACACGCATGCGAGGGCACAACCGTCACTACAATCTCGGCGCCCTCAATGGCTTCTTGCAATGAATCGGTGACGAGCACTGACTCAGGCAATCGCACATTGGGCAAGTAGAGCGTATTCTCCCGCGTTTGCTGCATCTGCCGAACGCGTTGGGCATTGTGTCCCCACAACCTGACCACTTCGTGCCGTTCGGCCAGCAAACAACTCAAGGCTGTCCCCCAACTGCCCGCTCCAATCACAGCGATGCGCATTACTGCCGACTCCTTATGCCGGGGACATCGCGTTCTCCCATCTTATCCTCGACGCCCGACAAAAGCCGCTTGATATTTTCATGATGAGCCGCGATGACCAATCCACATCCAACCAACGTCGCCACCAGCAGCGGCGCCATCTGCTGGCCTGGCCGAGGCCATACAGCGCTTTCCCAAATCAACACAAAAAACGGCAGCGATGCAGCCGCCACAATCGAGCCGAGCGACACGTAACGCTTCCAATACACCACCAGTCCCCACACAAGCAACGCCGATACGACAGCAGCCGGAGATAACACCAGATATGCGCCAAGGCCGGTTGCGACACCTTTGCCGCCGCGAAATCCTATCCACACAGGAAAGATATGCCCGATAATCGCCGCTACGCTGGCGGCAGCCATCCACCGTGGCTCACCTTGCGTCAACCAACCGGCCACCAACACGGCGAACGTCCCTTTGAGAACGTCGAAGACATACGTCCACGCTGCTCCTTTCAATCCAGCGAGCCGACTGACATTGGTGGCGCCGGTCGCGCCGCTGCCGTAGTGACGAATGTCTTCACCGGGCACGAACACGTAGCGGACCAGCAGATAGCCGACGGGAATTGAACCGAGCAAGTATGCAAGAACGATACTAAGCCAGTGATTCATGATGGTTGCGTGCCGAGCCGGCAGATTGTATCGAATGGGAATAGTCGTTCACAATGCTGCCGACGCGAACCCCACAGATGACGGGTAGTCGCGCCATCCCATGCTCAAAACAGACGAGCTATTGCATGCCCATCACAGCCTCCAGATTCGTTGGCGGAATATCCTGCGGGTCTGTCATCACCTCAATCAACGT carries:
- a CDS encoding molybdenum cofactor biosynthesis protein MoaE — encoded protein: MSEIDVRFFGQCKQLTGVESLRLRLPEPSSVQAVLALLYERYPSLTKLADRLLVAVNEQYAPLDASVVDGDTVAVFPPVSGGQSDDLFALTREPIDTPGLVRRLLRHQDGAVVTFEGVVRDHSMGKAVLYLEYEGYEPMAMKMLHQIGQEIHERWPIDRVGIIHRLGRLQIGETSVAIVVTSAHRKQAFEACQYAIDRLKKIVPIWKREYFHDGAVWVDGESCAHQ
- a CDS encoding LON peptidase substrate-binding domain-containing protein — protein: MLEKLKQIQHLPIFPLPIVLLPGMLVPLHIFEPRYRQMLRDCLDGYRLFGVTYHPDSTVGVLVVPLVGSIGCAAHIMSVVPLEDDRSNILTAGVCRYKILEYLRQDPYLVAHIEFFEDEPSHSDVPTDLVQSVTELFGRFLRAVRTLRDAPMARQALPEPLEQLSFTIASAVLTEVEDQFEVLQMRSTEQRFQYLENQLMNIIPELEERASEHNAMKSNGHRKGGWRRNG
- a CDS encoding right-handed parallel beta-helix repeat-containing protein, translated to AGSINAVELGRVNDDDLVDLVVAAANQLTIIYGQDQTSMSVETRPIQESVSFAATIKLVALGDFVNDAHRRSDIAVALSDETIEMLSPVSRPQRKAKGAGSAAWSLTPVQMDASRQLWQVSSMRVSGLPTDDLVTIDRVNQALEIFSGLSQPVNHSSNPAPLRSLTAAFTASHPPIALVAMRLNADALDDIVMLHANQTAPTILLTSPHATFTVNSTADAGDNDLTNGVCADASGNCTLRAALQEALLTAAADTIVFNIPGAGPHVITPRSPLPIITNPVTIDGTTQPGFSGTPLIVLNGTASGTFGDGLVFAGGNSTVRGLAIGGFPGNGVHLRTGGNNIVEGNFIGMRIGSSGPPGNRGNGVFVNDSRSNRIGGTTDAARNVISQNGGSGVFILDTMATGNLVQGNLIGTDASGAAAAGNGDSGVLIVNAATNTVGGVTAGAANIIAANGGNGVEIAGSGTTAAGNVVQGNFIGTNSNNATNLGNVGNGVASEATRTTIGGTTASARNVISGNRSNGVLLAGGATANAIQGNFIGTNAAGTAALPNVFDGVSLIEAQTNTIGGATAGMGNVISGNGRHGLSFSGGNVTGNQAQGNFIGVAVNGTTPLGNGVNGVFLNAAQNTIGGATAGMGNVISGNNAEGIVIFRRDRNQVLGNYIGTDATGTMAVSNNGDGISIEISPNNTIGGTTEAARNVISGNRGRGIRITGSTASGNRVQGNFIGTNATGMSALANQFDGIFINSAPTNTIGGTAAGAGNLISGNNDYGILIVGAESAGNTIQGNLIGLNVAGRAALPNGSGGLLLSSAPNNTIGGTATNARNVISGNQSAGIHIVGSVAAGNDIVGNLIGTDATGNAPIPNATNGILIEGAPTTTIGGSAAGARNVISGNRANGIHVVGPTARTTSVQGNYVGVDSTGLAALPNDQNGVFIENAPGTTVGGTATTARNLISGNRNAGIRITGSEARGTTIANNVIGANVNGTVALPNGTDGIVVEGAPATTIGGTAATARNIISGNRDAGIRLVGSETSAAAVQANHIGTDISGTLPLPNGGDGVLINNAPSNTVGGTAAGVRNIISANAGAGVRITGPAARGNTVANNLIGLDTTGTAALPNGTDGVLIDNAPGNTIGGTAATARNIISGNTGVGVRITGGGSTGNLVRANFIGTRLDGMGRLGNGSHGVLIDDAANGNAIGGTTAALGNTIAYNNGAGVRIPNSPTAPPLGTPHPIGNSIQGNSIFGNVGLGIDLGPEGPTPNDGGIAQDGDDGANRLQNYPNFDRGVLSGTSLTVAYLIPSSAANTTYPVRVEFFKADDSGQGMLFLGSDNFGETDIGRVGGKSVNINVGTRVLNGDKIVATATDAAGNTSEFSPPVTVIAQTP
- the lepA gene encoding translation elongation factor 4 yields the protein MKAENIRNFSIIAHIDHGKSTLADRLLERTGALSEREMMEQVLDSMELERERGITIKAHAVRLQYRARDGHDYVLNLIDTPGHVDFSYEVSRSLAACEGALLVVDASQGVEAQTLANAYLAVENDLELIPVVNKIDLPAAEPERVLEEIRTVVGLDTTHAVLTSAKTGLGTDEVLEAIVRHIPPPQGELDAPLKALIFDSWYDSYLGVIVMVRVIDGVLRTGMKIRLMSTERHYEVEQLGVRTPKPQPVDQLSVGEVGFVIANIKTISDVQIGDTITDAKNPTAEPFPGFREMKPMVFAGLYPTETTHYEELRDALEKLRLNDASFHYEAESSPALGFGFRCGFLGLLHMEIVRERLEREFGLELIITAPSVRYRVLLRNGRTIEVDNPAKLPDPAAIERLEEPIIEAMIATPAEYVGPLLRLLEEKRGRQKRFDYLSPTRVLLTYELPLGEVVLDFYDRLKTLTRGYASLDYQPAGYREADLVRLDILVAGEPVDALSLIVHRDQAYARGRELVEKMRKLIPRQLFEVPIQASIGHRVIARETVRAIGKNVLAKCYGGDITRKRKLLEKQKEGKRRMKKVGRVEIPQEAFLAVLKVNE